The region TGGTCGTGCGTCCCGCCCCGGCGACGTAGTGCGCACCTTGTCCGGCCAGACCGTTGAAATCCTTAACACCGACGCCGAAGGCCGATTGGTGCTGTGCGATGCCCTGACCTATGTGCAGAACGAGTACCAGCCGCACACCGTGGTCGATATCGCCACCCTCACCGGCGCCTGCGTAGTGGCGTTGGGCAGCCACGCCCAAGCAGTGTTCGCCAACGATGCTGAGCTGGCGAAAGACCTGCTCGATGCCGGCGATGCCACCGGCGATCGCTGCTGGCCAATGCCGCTGTGGGACGACTACCAGGAACAACTCGACAGCCCGGTGGCCGACATGGCCAACATCGGCGGCCCGAAGGCCGGTGCTGTCACTGCCGCCTGCTTCCTGTCGCGCTTCACCAAGGACGTCCGTTGGGCGCACTTGGACATTGCCGGCACCGCTTGGATCAGCGGCGGCAAGGACAAGGGCGCCACTGGCCGCCCCGTGCCGATGCTCACCCGCTACCTGATCGATCTGGCCCGCGGCGCATGACCGAAGTGCTGTTCTACATCTCCGAAACGCCCGGCATCCGCGCCACGCTGGCCGGGCGTATCGCAGACAAGGCCTGGCGCCAACAGCGCCAGGTCTACATCCATCTGCCCGACCGCGAACAGGCGTTAGCTTTCAGCGATCAACTTTGGCAGAGCGCGCTCTGCCCGTTCCTCCCCCATGTGCTGCAGGATGACCCTGGCGCTGGGCAGTCCCCCATCGTGCTGGGCTTCACTGACCAGCCGGGCGAGTGCCACGACGTGCTGATCAACCTCGCCGCCGAGGTACCGGACTTCTACGGTCGTTTCAGTCGCGTGGCGGAAATGATCTGCGGCGACCCGTCGCTGCGCACCGAAGGCCGCGCCCGCTGGTCGTTTTACCGCGACCGCGGCTACCCGGTCCGCAGCCATACGCTGTAACCCGCGCCCCCAGCCGGCGCCGAAGGCTGTATAATCAGCCGCTTTCCTTCCACAACCTTCTGCAGTGAATCCGTGACCATGGACAAGACTTATCAGCCCGACGCCATCGAGCAACGTTGGTACCAGCTCTGGGAACAGGCCGGCTATTTCAAGCCGACCGGCCAGGGTGCACCGTTCAGCATCATGGTGCCGCCGCCGAACGTCACCGGCTCGCTGCACATGGGCCACGGCTTCAATAACGCGGTAATGGATGCGCTGATTCGTTTTCGCCGCATGCAGGGCCGCAACACCCTGTGGCAGGCCGGTACCGACCATGCTGGCATCGCCACCCAGATGGTGGTGGAACGCCAGCTGGCCGCCGACAACCTCACCCGCCATGACCTCGGCCGCGATGCCTTCATCGACAAAGTGTGGGAATGGAAAGAGGAATCCGGCAACGTCATTACCCAGCAGATGCGCCGGCTCGGCTCGTCACTGGACTGGTCCCGCGAGCGTTTCACCATGGACCCGCAGTTGTCACGCGCAGTGCTGGAAGCATTCGTGCGCCTGCACGAAGACGGCCTGATCTACCGCGGCAAGCGACTGGTGAACTGGGATCCAAAATTCCACACCGCCATTTCCGATTTGGAAGTGGAAAGCCATGAAGAAAAAGGCAGCCTGTGGCACTTCCGCTATCCGCTGTCCGACGGCAGCGGCCAACTGGTGGTCGCCACCACCCGCCCGGAAACCATGCTCGGCGATACCGCCGTGGCAGTGCACCCGGACGATGAGCGCTACCGCCACCTGATCGGCAAGACCGTGCGGCTGCCGCTGGCCGATCGCGATATCCCGATCATCGGCGACGACTACGTTGACCCGGCGTTCGGCTCCGGCTGCGTGAAGATCACCCCGGCCCATGACTTCAACGACTACGAAGTCGGCAAGCGCCACAACTTGCCGATGATCAACATTCTCACCATCGACGCGCACTTGAACGACGAGGTACCCGACGCCTACCGGGGCCTAGAACGCTACGCCGCCCGCAAGCAGGTGGTGGCGGATCTCGAAGCACTCGGTTTGGTTGAGAAAATCGACGACCACACCCTGATGGTGCCGCGTGGCGACCGTTCTGGCGTGGTGATCGAACCCTACCTCACCGATCAATGGTTCGTCTCCACCGAATCGCTGGCGCGCCCGGCCATCGAAGCGGTGGAAAACGGCAGCATCCAGTTCGTGCCCAAGCAATACGAGAACATGTATTTCTCGTGGATGCGCGACATCCAAGACTGGTGCATTTCGCGCCAGCTGTGGTGGGGCCATCGCATTCCGGCTTGGTACGACGAGGATGGCCAAGTCTATGTCGGCCGTTCCGAACAGGAAGTGCGCGACAAGCACCAACTCGGTGACCGACCGCTGCGCCAGGACGAAGACGTGCTCGACACTTGGTTCAGTTCGGCGCTGTGGACCTTCTCCACGCTGGGCTGGCCGGAAAAAACGCCAGACCTGGCGACCTTTCACCCGTCCAGCGTGTTGGTCACCGGCTTCGACATCATCTTCTTCTGGGTCGCCCGGATGATCATGATGACGCTGAAGTTCACCGGCGAGGTGCCGTTCAAAACGGTCTACGTCCACGGTCTGGTGCGTGACGGCGAAGGCCAGAAAATGTCGAAGTCGAAGGGCAACGTGCTCGACCCGTTGGACCTGATTGATGGCATCGATGCGGCCGGACTGGTGGCCAAGCGTACCGGTGGCCTGATGCAGCCGCAGATGGCGGCGCGCATCGAAAAGCAAACTCTGAAGGAATTCCCGGAAGGCATTGCCGCCTACGGCACCGACGCACTGCGCTTCACTTTCTTGTCGCTGGCCTCCACCGGCCGCGACATCAAGTGGGATATGGGCCGCATCGAAGGTTTCCGCAACTTCTGCAATAAGATCTGGAACGCCGCCCGCTATGTGCTGATGAACACCGAAGGCCAGGACTGCGGCGTCCAGGGCGAAGTGGAGCTGAGCACCGCTGACCGCTGGATCTTGTCCCAGCTGCAGCGCGCACAGCAGGACGTCAGCGATGCGCTGGAAGGTTTCCGCTTTGACCATGCCTCCGCGGCCGCTTATGAATTCATCTGGAACGAGTACTGCGACTGGTATTTGGAGCTGTCCAAGCCAGTGCTCTACGGCGACCAATACAGCGAAGCGCAGAAGCGTGGCACCCGCCGCACGCTGGTACAGGTGCTGGAGGCCTTGCTGCGCATGGCACATCCGTTCATGCCATTCATCACCGAGGAAATCTGGCAAAAAGTGGCACCGCTGGCAGGTATCGACGGGCCCACTATTATGCTGCAACCCTTCCCACTTGCCGACGAGGCATTGCTCGATGCCGGTGCTGAGCGTGATATTCAGTGGCTCAAAGACGTAATCAGCGCGGTACGCAACATCCGTGGCGAAATGCGCATCGCACCGGGCAAAGAGCTGGACCTGCTGATGCAACACGGCGACAGTGAAGACCGCCGCCGTGCCGACCAGCAGCAGACCTTGCTGTGCAAATTGGCGCGCCTGTCCAGCGTCACCCAACTGGCTGACGACCAAGAGGCACCACCTTCCGCCACCCAGCTGGTGGGCCGACTGGAGCTGTCCGTGCCGATGGCCGGCCTGATCGACAAAGATGCGGAATTGGACCGCCTGCAGAAGGAAATCGAGCGTCTGAACAAGGAAGTGAGCCGCGGCGAGCAGAAGCTGAATAACCCCAGCTTCGCCGACAAGGCCCCCGAAGCAGTGGTCGCCAAGGAACGCGAGAAGCTGGATGAGTACCGCCGCAGTCTGGAGCACTTCGAGGAGCAGGTCGCGCGGATCCGCGCGCTGTA is a window of Alcanivorax sp. REN37 DNA encoding:
- a CDS encoding DNA polymerase III subunit chi codes for the protein MTEVLFYISETPGIRATLAGRIADKAWRQQRQVYIHLPDREQALAFSDQLWQSALCPFLPHVLQDDPGAGQSPIVLGFTDQPGECHDVLINLAAEVPDFYGRFSRVAEMICGDPSLRTEGRARWSFYRDRGYPVRSHTL
- a CDS encoding valine--tRNA ligase, with protein sequence MDKTYQPDAIEQRWYQLWEQAGYFKPTGQGAPFSIMVPPPNVTGSLHMGHGFNNAVMDALIRFRRMQGRNTLWQAGTDHAGIATQMVVERQLAADNLTRHDLGRDAFIDKVWEWKEESGNVITQQMRRLGSSLDWSRERFTMDPQLSRAVLEAFVRLHEDGLIYRGKRLVNWDPKFHTAISDLEVESHEEKGSLWHFRYPLSDGSGQLVVATTRPETMLGDTAVAVHPDDERYRHLIGKTVRLPLADRDIPIIGDDYVDPAFGSGCVKITPAHDFNDYEVGKRHNLPMINILTIDAHLNDEVPDAYRGLERYAARKQVVADLEALGLVEKIDDHTLMVPRGDRSGVVIEPYLTDQWFVSTESLARPAIEAVENGSIQFVPKQYENMYFSWMRDIQDWCISRQLWWGHRIPAWYDEDGQVYVGRSEQEVRDKHQLGDRPLRQDEDVLDTWFSSALWTFSTLGWPEKTPDLATFHPSSVLVTGFDIIFFWVARMIMMTLKFTGEVPFKTVYVHGLVRDGEGQKMSKSKGNVLDPLDLIDGIDAAGLVAKRTGGLMQPQMAARIEKQTLKEFPEGIAAYGTDALRFTFLSLASTGRDIKWDMGRIEGFRNFCNKIWNAARYVLMNTEGQDCGVQGEVELSTADRWILSQLQRAQQDVSDALEGFRFDHASAAAYEFIWNEYCDWYLELSKPVLYGDQYSEAQKRGTRRTLVQVLEALLRMAHPFMPFITEEIWQKVAPLAGIDGPTIMLQPFPLADEALLDAGAERDIQWLKDVISAVRNIRGEMRIAPGKELDLLMQHGDSEDRRRADQQQTLLCKLARLSSVTQLADDQEAPPSATQLVGRLELSVPMAGLIDKDAELDRLQKEIERLNKEVSRGEQKLNNPSFADKAPEAVVAKEREKLDEYRRSLEHFEEQVARIRAL